From Sporosarcina sp. 6E9, a single genomic window includes:
- the dnaI gene encoding primosomal protein DnaI gives MEPLGDALKRVVNAPNFAARYDDLRIEIMGNPGVQEFLSEHSTVVNEQMVDRSLGKLYEYSTASHGCDKCSDLSNCTNIMNGFEPKLVIKRDLIEIEYIKCPSKLVDENQRKTARMIESMHMPKDVMEARLHDIDLTATSDESRISVVEATNEFLQSFDETGELPKRGLYIYGPFGIGKSFILGALANELANRGVKTIVVYVPEFLREIKQSIQDQTLNEKIDFVKKAQVLILDDFGAEAMSAWTRDEVLGTILQHRMAEQLPTFFTSNLSYDELENHLTYTQRGDKDVVKARRIMERIQMVSTDIKLSGENRRNK, from the coding sequence ATGGAACCACTTGGAGATGCATTAAAACGCGTGGTCAATGCACCAAACTTTGCGGCACGCTATGATGATTTGCGGATTGAAATTATGGGGAACCCAGGTGTTCAAGAATTTTTATCTGAACATTCAACTGTGGTCAATGAACAGATGGTTGATCGGAGTTTAGGGAAACTTTATGAGTATTCAACTGCTTCGCATGGCTGCGATAAGTGCTCGGATTTATCCAACTGTACAAATATCATGAACGGGTTTGAACCAAAACTAGTCATTAAACGTGACCTTATTGAAATTGAATATATCAAGTGTCCATCTAAATTAGTTGATGAAAATCAACGGAAAACAGCTAGAATGATTGAGAGTATGCATATGCCAAAAGATGTGATGGAGGCACGATTACATGATATCGATTTGACTGCAACCTCAGATGAGAGCAGAATCTCCGTTGTAGAGGCTACAAATGAGTTTTTACAAAGCTTTGATGAAACTGGAGAATTGCCGAAACGTGGATTATATATTTACGGGCCTTTTGGAATCGGAAAGTCATTTATTCTAGGGGCACTGGCAAATGAACTTGCAAATCGTGGTGTTAAAACGATTGTCGTGTATGTTCCTGAATTTTTACGCGAAATCAAGCAATCGATACAAGATCAAACATTAAATGAAAAAATAGACTTTGTTAAAAAAGCGCAAGTACTAATTTTAGACGATTTTGGAGCTGAAGCAATGTCTGCCTGGACGCGTGATGAAGTGCTTGGCACGATATTGCAACATCGAATGGCTGAACAACTTCCAACTTTTTTCACGTCGAACTTGAGCTACGATGAACTAGAGAATCACTTAACGTATACGCAACGGGGCGATAAAGATGTTGTGAAAGCAAGGCGTATCATGGAAAGAATTCAAATGGTTTCGACTGATATAAAGTTAAGTGGAGAAAACAGACGAAACAAATAA